In the genome of Streptomyces sp. P3, the window TGCTCGTCGTGCCGACCGCGCAGATGCATCCCTTCCAGTTCGTCGCCGAGTCGATGATCCCGGTGCGTGCCTTCGAGAACCAGATGTACGTCGCCTACGTCAACCGGGTAGGCCGGGAAGGGGAGTTCGAGTTCGTCGGACTCTCCACCCTGGCCGGTCCCGACGGGATCGCCCGGGCGCGTGCGGGCCGCGCCGAGGAACTGGTGTTCGCCGACGCCGACCCGGTCGCCCTCGCCGCCTCCCGTGAGGCCAACCCCTACCTGCGGGACCGCCGCCCCGGTCTTTACGGGTCCCTGGTCTGACCGCCGCACCCCCGACGCCGCACCCCCGACGCCGCACCCCCGACGCCGCACCCCCGACGCCGCACCGGCGGCGCCGCACCCCGAACGCCGCACACCTCCGCTCATCTTTGCCGCAAGGAGTCCGCACCCCATGACGTCCACCGTGCCCAACGCCGTCGAGCACGCAGACGAGCAGCAGCCGCCGATCACCATGTTCGGTCCGGACTTCCCGTACGCCTACGACGACTTCCTCGCACATCCGGCGGGCCTCGGCCAGATCCCGGCGACCGAGCACGGCGCCGAGGTCGCCGTCATCGGCGGCGGGCTGTCCGGCATCGTGGCCGCGTACGAGCTGATGAAGATGGGGCTCAAGCCGGTCGTCTACGAGGCCGACCGGATCGGCGGACGACTGCGCACCGTCGGCTTCGAGGGCTGCGACCCCTCCCTGACCGCCGAGATGGGCGCGATGCGTTTCCCGCCGTCCTCCACGGCGCTCCAGCACTACATCGACCTGGTGGGGCTGGAGACCCGGCCGTTCCCCAACCCCCTCGCGGAGGCCACCCCTTCGACGGTCGTCGACCTCAAGGGCGAGTCGCACTACGCAGAGACGATCGACGACCTGCCGCAGGTCTACCGCGACGTCGCCGCGGCCTGGAGCGCGTGCATCGAGGAGGGCGCCGACTTCTCCGACATGAACCGGGCCATGCGCGAGCGGGACGTGACGCGCATCCGCGAGATCTGGGCGAAGCTCGTCGAGAAGCTCGACAACCAGACCTTCTACGGATTCCTCTGCGACTCCGAGGCGTTCAAGTCCTTCCGCCACCGGGAGATCTTCGGCCAGGTCGGCTTCGGCACCGGCGGCTGGGACACCGACTTCCCGAACTCCATCCTGGAGATCCTGCGCGTCGTCTACACCGAGGCCGACGACCACCACCGCGGCATCGTCGGCGGCTCCCAGCAACTGCCGCTGCGCCTGTGGGAACGCGAACCGGAGAAGATCGTCCACTGGCCGTACGGCACCTCGCTCAGCTCGCTGCACCAGGGCGGCGAGCCGCGACCCGCCGTGACCCGGCTGCACCGCACCGCGGGCGACCGGATCACCGTGACCGACGCCGACGGCGACATCCGCACGTACCGGGCCGCGGTCTTCACCGCCCAGTCCTGGATGCTGCTGTCGAAGATCGCCTGTGACGACTCGCTCTTCCCGATCGACCACTGGACCGCGATCGAGCGCACCCACTACATGGAGTCCAGCAAGCTGTTCGTACCCGTCGACCGGCCGTTCTGGCTCGACAAGGACGAGACCACCGGCCGGGACGTCATGTCGATGACCCTCACCGACCGCATGACGCGCGGGACGTACCTGCTCGACGACGGCCCCGACAGGCCCGCCGTCATCTGCCTCTCGTACACCTGGTGCGACGACAGCCTGAAGTGGCTGCCGCTGTCCGCGAACGAGCGGATGGAGGTCATGCTGAAGTCGCTCGGCGAGATCTACCCGAAGGTCGACATCAGGAAGCACGTCATCGGCAACCCGGTGACGGTGTCCTGGGAGAACGAGCCCTACTTCATGGGCGCCTTCAAGGCCAACCTGCCCGGCCACTACCGCTACCAGCGGCGACTGTTCACCCACTTCATGCAGGACCGGCTGCCCGAGGACAAGCGGGGCGTCTTCCTCGCCGGCGACGACATCTCCTGGACGGCCGGCTGGGCCGAGGGCGCCGTGCAGACCGCGCTCAACGCGGTCTGGGGCGTCATGCACCACTTCGGCGGGGCGACCGACGCCACCAACCCGGGCCCGGGCGACGTGTACGACGAGATCGCACCCGTGGAGCTCCCGGAGGACTGAGTCCCTCACCGGCGTGCCTCCACCGGCGTGCCTCCAGGGCGCGCCGCGCGCCGGTGCGCCTCACAGCGGGGTGAGCATCATCCGTCCCGCGAAGCCGACGGCCGTGTCGAGCCGCTCGGTGAACTCCACGGCCACGTCGGGGAGCCGGCGCAGCGCCCACAGCGCCCGGGCCGCCGTCCAGGTGGCGTCCCGGGCGCGTTCCAGGCTCCAGGCCCCGAGCAGATGGGTGAGCGGATCGGCGATCTGCAGCAGATCGGGGCCCGGCATCAGCTCTTCGCGGAGTCGCTCCTCCAGCGAGACGAGGAGATCGCCCACGCGGTCGAACTCGTCCTCCAGCTCGGCCGGTTCGCAGCCGAGGCTACGGCAGGCGTCCACGACGGCGAGCGCGAGGTCGTGCCCGATGTGCGCGTTGATGCCCGCGAGCGCGAACTGCAGCGGGCGTACGCCGGGGTGGCGGCGGAACTGCAGCAGCGGGCGCCAGCAGGCGGGCGGACGCCGGTCGCCGGTCGCCGGATCCACCGCGTCCAGGTAACGCTCGGCGAACCGTACGTCCAGCGTGATCGCGGCCTGCGGGTCGGGGAAGCGGCCCCGGTCGATGCGCCGGCCGACCTCCTCGGTCACCGCGAGGTAGACGCGGTTGAAGACCGCGACCCCGTCGCGCGCGGGCAGGCCCGCGTCGAGGGCGCGCATCCGGGCGAGCACGCCGTCGAGGCTCGGGCCGGCCGGGCCGACCCCCGCGTCGACGGGAGCGGTGAACTGTTCCAATTGCGGCATGGGGGCAGGGTGGCAGTCCTAGGCTGGCCCGCGTGCCGGCGAGCCCGACGCTTCCCCGGAACGGGGGAACGGGCCCGTCGCGCGGGAGGGGGAACAGCACCGTGTCAGGGGTATGTCAGCGACGGTCGGGCCGGCGCGCCGTCGTGGTCGCCGTCGCCTCGGCCGTGGTCGCCCTCGGCGCCGCGGCCGGGATGGTGACCGCGCTCGGCGACGGTGGCGATCGAGGCCATGGCCGTGACACCGCCGGCGCCCGGCCGCGTGCCGGGGCGACGCCGCGGTCCCCCTCCCCGCCGCCCTCCCCGTCCGCCTCCGCGGCGCCCTCCACCGCGCCGCCCGCCGCGACGCCGGCTCCCTCGGCCGACCGCCGAGCCGTGCGCGAGCCCCGGGCGGTGGCCGCGTCCACCGGCCTGTACCGCCACTCCGAGTCCCAGGTCCTCGACTGGGTCCGCGCCCACCCGGCGGACCCGCGCACCCCCGTCATCGAGTCCCGGATCGCGAACCGGCCGGCCGCGGTCTGGTTCGCCGACTACGCGCCCGGCACGATCGCCGCACGGGTCCGCGCGGTCACCTCGGGTGCCGCCGCCCAGGGCCGGGTCCCCGTCCTCGTGGCGTACGCGATCCCCGACCGCGACTGCGGCGGCGCCTCCGAGGGCGGAGCGCCCGACACCGACGCCTACGCCGGCTGGATCGACCGGTTCGCCGCCGGGCTCGGCTCCCGCGACGTGGTCGTCGTCCTGGAGCCGGACTCGATCGCCCAGGCCGACTGTCTCGACGCGGGCGCGCGGGCCGACCGCTTCGCCGCCCTGGCCCGCGCGGGACGTGTGCTGAAGGCGGCGAACCCGTCGGCCCGTGTCTACTACGACGCCGGCCACTCCCACTGGAACCCGCCGGCGGAGCAGGCCGCGCTGCTGAAGCAGGCCGGTGCCGCCTCCACCGCGTCCTCCGACGGGATCTTCAGCAACGTGTCCAACTTCCGCGGCACCGCCGACGAGGCCGCCTACGTGCGCCGGGTGCTGGACGCGCTGGGCGGTCCGGCGGGCCTGGGCGCGGTCATCGACACGAGCCGCAACGGCAACGGCGCGCCGGCCGACGGCCAGTGGTGCGACCCGGACGGCCGCAGGATCGGCAGGGCGCCCACCTTCGACACCGGGCAGGCCCGGATCGACGCCTATCTGTGGGTGAAGCTGCCGGGGGAGTCGGACGGCTGCAAGGGGGCGGCGGGCGAGTTCAGCCCTGCGTACGCCTATGAGCTGGCGTCGTCGTAACCGCCGGCGCGTCCAGCAGCGGCCGCCGGGTTCTGAGACGGGCGGGCGCGAAGGGGGCGCCCGGGTCCTCGTCCGGCTGGACGCCGCGACCATGCGTCCCGCGTCCTGGAGCGAGACCCTCAGGGCCGGGGGCCGGGCACTGCTGCGGTCGGCGGACCGACCTCCCCGCCCGTCCGCTCTCCGCCGCGCAGCACGCCCGCGAAGGCCACCAGCCCGCACGCCAGCACGGTCACCACGACGAACGACGCCGTGAGGCTGGTCGCCTGAGCCACCCCGCCGATCAGGCTCGGGGCGATCAGTCCGGAGGTGTACGTGATCGTCGCGACGCCCGCGATGGCCTGAGTGGCGTTCGGGCCGCTGTGGCCGGCCGCGGCGAAGCACAGCGGCACGACGACCGCGATGCCGAGCCCCATCAGTGCGAACCCGCCGATCGCCACCGCCGGACGACCGGCGACGACGATCAGCAGCCCGCCGAGCGCGGCCAGCACCCCGCCCGCCCGTACCGTGCGCACCGCGCCGAACCGGTTGACCACCGCGTCTCCCGCGATCCGTGCCACCGCCATCGTGAGCATGAAGCCGGTCGTGCAGGCCGCCGCGAGCCCGGCCGACGACTCGAGCCGGTCGCGCAGGTACACCGCCGACCAGTCCAGGCTCGCGCCCTCCGCGAACACCGCGCAGAAGCCGACGGCGCCGATCAGCAGCGCCGAGCGGGGTGGCAGCGCGAACCGCGGGGGCGGGTCCTCGCCCGCCGCAGGCCGGATGTCCAGTACCCACCGGCAGGCCAGCAGTCCGAGCACGGTGAGAACCGCCGCGGCCAGGGCGTGGTGCACGCGGGCGTCCGCGCCGAGGTGGGCGGCGAGTGTTCCGCCGGCCGAGCCGATCAGGGCGCCCGCGCTCCACATGCCGTGCAGCCCGGACATGACCGATCTGTGGAGCAGCCGCTCCACCTCCACCCCGAGGGCGTTCATCGCGACGTCCGCCATGCCGGCGGCCGCGCCGTAGGCGAACATCGCCAGGCACAGCGTCAGCAGGTTCGGGGCGAGAGCGGGCAGGAGGAGCGACAGCGTCCACAGCGCGAGCAGCCCGCGCATGGCCGTACGGCTGCCGAAGCGATGGGTGACCGAGCCCGCCAGCGGCATCGCGCAGGCCGCGCCGAACGCGGTGAAGGCCAGGGCGAACCCGAGCTGGCCGGTGGAGACGCCGGCGTGGTCCTGGATCCAGGGCACCCGGGTGGCGAAGGACCCGGTGACGGCGCCGTGCACGGTGAACACGGCCGCCACGGCGTACCGGGCGTGCTTCACCTCCGCCGGTGTGCAGACCACGTCGCCCACTCCGCTCATTCTCCCGCCCTCCCGGCTCCCGTCGGCGGCGCCCGCGCACCGCCGACGTAAACTATCAGGGACCCTGCCTGATAAATAGAGTGCTTCCGGTCGGCCCGCCGACCGGGTCCCCCTCGGCCGTGGGAGGATTCCCGCCATGCCCGCAACCCCGAGCACAGCCCGGGCCATCAACGACCGGCTCGCCCTGCGGCTGCTGCAACGCGAGGGCCCGTTGACGGCGGGGCAGCTGAAACAGCTCACCGGCCTGTCCCGTCCCTCGGTGGCCGACCTCGTCGAACGGCTCACCGCCGCCGGACTGATCCAGGTCGTCGGAGAGGCCGGCGAGCAGCGCCGGGGGCCGAACGCCAAGCTCTACGGCATCGTCGCCGACCGCGCGCAACTGGCCGCGCTGGACGTGCGGACGGAGGGCG includes:
- a CDS encoding NAD(P)/FAD-dependent oxidoreductase, producing MTSTVPNAVEHADEQQPPITMFGPDFPYAYDDFLAHPAGLGQIPATEHGAEVAVIGGGLSGIVAAYELMKMGLKPVVYEADRIGGRLRTVGFEGCDPSLTAEMGAMRFPPSSTALQHYIDLVGLETRPFPNPLAEATPSTVVDLKGESHYAETIDDLPQVYRDVAAAWSACIEEGADFSDMNRAMRERDVTRIREIWAKLVEKLDNQTFYGFLCDSEAFKSFRHREIFGQVGFGTGGWDTDFPNSILEILRVVYTEADDHHRGIVGGSQQLPLRLWEREPEKIVHWPYGTSLSSLHQGGEPRPAVTRLHRTAGDRITVTDADGDIRTYRAAVFTAQSWMLLSKIACDDSLFPIDHWTAIERTHYMESSKLFVPVDRPFWLDKDETTGRDVMSMTLTDRMTRGTYLLDDGPDRPAVICLSYTWCDDSLKWLPLSANERMEVMLKSLGEIYPKVDIRKHVIGNPVTVSWENEPYFMGAFKANLPGHYRYQRRLFTHFMQDRLPEDKRGVFLAGDDISWTAGWAEGAVQTALNAVWGVMHHFGGATDATNPGPGDVYDEIAPVELPED
- a CDS encoding MFS transporter, giving the protein MSGVGDVVCTPAEVKHARYAVAAVFTVHGAVTGSFATRVPWIQDHAGVSTGQLGFALAFTAFGAACAMPLAGSVTHRFGSRTAMRGLLALWTLSLLLPALAPNLLTLCLAMFAYGAAAGMADVAMNALGVEVERLLHRSVMSGLHGMWSAGALIGSAGGTLAAHLGADARVHHALAAAVLTVLGLLACRWVLDIRPAAGEDPPPRFALPPRSALLIGAVGFCAVFAEGASLDWSAVYLRDRLESSAGLAAACTTGFMLTMAVARIAGDAVVNRFGAVRTVRAGGVLAALGGLLIVVAGRPAVAIGGFALMGLGIAVVVPLCFAAAGHSGPNATQAIAGVATITYTSGLIAPSLIGGVAQATSLTASFVVVTVLACGLVAFAGVLRGGERTGGEVGPPTAAVPGPRP
- a CDS encoding glycoside hydrolase family 6 protein translates to MVAVASAVVALGAAAGMVTALGDGGDRGHGRDTAGARPRAGATPRSPSPPPSPSASAAPSTAPPAATPAPSADRRAVREPRAVAASTGLYRHSESQVLDWVRAHPADPRTPVIESRIANRPAAVWFADYAPGTIAARVRAVTSGAAAQGRVPVLVAYAIPDRDCGGASEGGAPDTDAYAGWIDRFAAGLGSRDVVVVLEPDSIAQADCLDAGARADRFAALARAGRVLKAANPSARVYYDAGHSHWNPPAEQAALLKQAGAASTASSDGIFSNVSNFRGTADEAAYVRRVLDALGGPAGLGAVIDTSRNGNGAPADGQWCDPDGRRIGRAPTFDTGQARIDAYLWVKLPGESDGCKGAAGEFSPAYAYELASS
- a CDS encoding DUF5995 family protein, which encodes MPQLEQFTAPVDAGVGPAGPSLDGVLARMRALDAGLPARDGVAVFNRVYLAVTEEVGRRIDRGRFPDPQAAITLDVRFAERYLDAVDPATGDRRPPACWRPLLQFRRHPGVRPLQFALAGINAHIGHDLALAVVDACRSLGCEPAELEDEFDRVGDLLVSLEERLREELMPGPDLLQIADPLTHLLGAWSLERARDATWTAARALWALRRLPDVAVEFTERLDTAVGFAGRMMLTPL